The following are encoded together in the Robertmurraya sp. FSL R5-0851 genome:
- a CDS encoding GatB/YqeY domain-containing protein: MSLLERLNNDMKQAMKNKEKDKLSVIRMVKASLQNEAIKTGQELSGDEELTVLSREVKQRKDSLHEFEKAGRDDLVEKLRTELSYIVEYMPKQLTEEELSDIVKSAILETGASTKAEMGKVMAVLMPKVKGKADGSLVNKLVQQHLS, encoded by the coding sequence ATGAGTCTTCTCGAGCGTTTAAATAATGATATGAAGCAAGCGATGAAAAACAAAGAAAAAGATAAACTTTCCGTTATTCGGATGGTCAAAGCTTCGTTGCAAAATGAAGCTATTAAAACTGGCCAGGAATTATCCGGAGACGAAGAGTTAACTGTCCTTTCTCGCGAAGTAAAGCAACGCAAGGATTCCCTCCATGAATTTGAAAAAGCAGGTCGTGATGACCTAGTTGAGAAACTACGTACTGAATTATCGTATATAGTCGAATATATGCCAAAGCAGCTAACGGAAGAGGAACTTTCCGATATAGTGAAATCGGCAATATTAGAAACAGGTGCTTCTACAAAGGCTGAGATGGGAAAAGTGATGGCAGTATTAATGCCTAAAGTAAAAGGTAAAGCTGATGGATCACTTGTTAATAAACTTGTACAACAACACCTTTCATAA
- the rpsU gene encoding 30S ribosomal protein S21 yields MSKTVVRKNESLEDALRRFKRTVSKSGTIQEARKREFYEKPSVKRKKKSEAARKRKW; encoded by the coding sequence ATGTCTAAAACCGTTGTTCGTAAAAACGAATCGCTTGAAGATGCTCTTCGTCGCTTCAAACGTACTGTATCTAAGTCAGGTACTATACAAGAAGCTAGAAAGCGCGAATTCTACGAAAAGCCTAGCGTTAAGCGTAAGAAAAAGTCTGAAGCTGCTAGAAAACGTAAGTGGTAA
- a CDS encoding Na/Pi symporter, with product MVSVLLFCIFIALFIFGMTILRTGLFNLSADSLKKWLVKLTDRTWKGLLAAIIITGALQSSSAVMVMTIGLISAGLLTFRQSIGIILGTNIGTTFTTEFITFQIDSFLVPIAILGALLIFMKNKNANAFGLILLGMATVFSAMSGFKYLAKPLSSLPIIQQLIIDMNESNLLSVGVGAVITALIHSSSATTGIIMGFLSSQLLTIGAGIAVMLGANIGTCVTGYVASIGGGKEARLCAYSHIWLNVIGVIAFFPFIAYLASIADSLAKEPDVQLAHISVLFNVISSLLVLPFASHFATFVTKFHGKK from the coding sequence ATGGTAAGTGTTCTTTTATTTTGTATCTTTATTGCATTATTTATTTTTGGTATGACCATTTTACGAACAGGGTTATTTAATTTATCTGCCGATTCACTTAAAAAATGGCTTGTAAAATTAACCGATCGCACATGGAAGGGACTGTTAGCAGCCATTATCATAACAGGAGCTCTCCAAAGCAGCTCAGCTGTCATGGTCATGACGATCGGGTTGATTTCTGCTGGTTTGTTAACGTTTCGCCAATCAATTGGCATCATTCTTGGAACTAATATAGGCACAACCTTTACTACAGAATTTATTACATTTCAAATCGACTCTTTTCTCGTACCGATCGCTATTTTAGGTGCCTTACTTATTTTTATGAAAAATAAAAATGCCAATGCCTTTGGTTTAATACTCTTGGGAATGGCAACGGTTTTTTCTGCGATGAGTGGCTTTAAATATTTAGCAAAGCCCTTATCTAGTTTACCGATTATACAACAATTAATTATTGATATGAATGAAAGCAATTTACTTAGTGTTGGTGTGGGGGCTGTCATTACAGCACTTATTCACTCAAGCTCTGCTACGACAGGCATTATTATGGGGTTCCTATCAAGTCAGTTACTTACGATTGGCGCTGGTATAGCCGTCATGCTTGGGGCTAATATAGGAACGTGTGTAACTGGGTATGTGGCTAGTATAGGTGGGGGAAAAGAGGCTCGTCTATGTGCGTATTCACATATCTGGTTAAATGTAATCGGCGTGATTGCCTTTTTCCCTTTTATCGCCTATCTCGCAAGCATAGCAGATAGCCTAGCTAAAGAGCCCGATGTACAACTAGCTCATATTAGTGTCCTGTTTAACGTCATCTCTTCTCTACTTGTCCTTCCATTCGCCAGCCATTTTGCTACATTTGTTACGAAATTTCATGGTAAAAAATAA
- a CDS encoding NfeD family protein, with amino-acid sequence MVGILSIFPLKGGAQGEAVYVVPVEETVEKGLYAFLSRAVQEAEEENAKAIIFTINTPGGAVDAAGKIGQLLSSTNIKTIAFVDNQALSAGAYISLNMDEIYMVPSGTIGSAAVIDQAGNAADEKAQSYWLSAMKAAAEQSGRDPIYALAMADREVDLPEYGAPTGKLLTLTADQAEEVGYSEGTVTSLEDLLSTLDLSGAKLIDVEESFAEKIARFITHPVVVPILLSIGSLGLILELYSPGFGIPGFMGLSSLLLFFYGHLVAGLAGFETLILFVIGIGLLLLELFLPGGIAGIFGLAAILASLFLATDNVVHMGISILIALSISVIASILMVKVFGKKMKIFRKIILTDSTKSEAGYVSNKNRPEIVGKEGITLTALRPAGTIVLDDERIDVVSEGSFIGKDKRVKIVKTEGARIVVREITEPLSKEEEE; translated from the coding sequence ATGGTTGGCATATTGTCGATCTTTCCGCTTAAAGGAGGAGCACAAGGCGAAGCTGTATACGTAGTACCTGTGGAAGAAACCGTTGAAAAAGGTCTTTACGCCTTCTTATCGCGAGCTGTACAAGAGGCTGAAGAAGAAAATGCAAAGGCAATCATTTTTACCATCAATACACCAGGAGGCGCTGTAGATGCGGCAGGGAAAATAGGCCAATTACTGTCGTCGACAAATATAAAAACCATTGCGTTTGTTGACAATCAAGCGCTTTCTGCAGGAGCGTATATTTCACTTAATATGGATGAGATATATATGGTGCCAAGTGGAACCATTGGTTCGGCTGCTGTCATTGACCAAGCAGGAAATGCAGCTGATGAAAAGGCACAATCTTACTGGTTAAGTGCTATGAAAGCTGCCGCAGAACAAAGTGGTCGGGATCCGATCTATGCACTAGCGATGGCTGATCGTGAAGTAGACTTACCAGAGTATGGGGCACCAACAGGTAAGTTGTTAACATTGACAGCAGATCAGGCAGAGGAAGTAGGATATTCAGAAGGGACAGTTACTAGCCTAGAAGATTTACTTTCAACACTTGATTTGTCTGGCGCCAAGCTCATAGATGTAGAAGAGAGCTTTGCAGAAAAAATCGCAAGGTTTATCACACATCCTGTTGTTGTTCCTATCTTGCTATCGATTGGCAGTCTTGGATTAATCCTCGAGTTATACTCACCAGGGTTTGGAATCCCAGGATTTATGGGACTTTCGTCGTTGCTACTATTCTTCTACGGACATTTAGTGGCAGGATTAGCTGGTTTTGAAACATTAATTCTATTTGTTATCGGAATTGGACTTTTATTGTTGGAGCTGTTTTTACCTGGTGGAATTGCAGGTATTTTCGGTCTAGCGGCCATATTAGCAAGTTTGTTTCTAGCCACCGATAATGTTGTTCATATGGGAATCTCGATTCTCATCGCATTAAGTATTTCCGTTATAGCATCGATCTTAATGGTAAAGGTGTTTGGTAAAAAGATGAAAATTTTTAGAAAAATAATCCTAACAGACTCCACCAAAAGCGAAGCCGGTTATGTTTCTAATAAGAATCGACCGGAGATCGTTGGGAAAGAGGGAATAACGCTTACAGCATTACGTCCAGCAGGCACCATTGTTTTAGATGATGAGCGCATAGATGTGGTTAGTGAGGGTAGTTTTATTGGAAAAGATAAAAGAGTAAAGATTGTAAAAACTGAAGGAGCTAGAATTGTTGTAAGAGAGATAACTGAACCATTGTCTAAGGAGGAAGAAGAATGA